Within the Hevea brasiliensis isolate MT/VB/25A 57/8 chromosome 2, ASM3005281v1, whole genome shotgun sequence genome, the region attttatatgggtattattaatttattgttaatttgattatttttctttttgttcttagtaagtaattgtgtaatttatatggatattattactttgttgttaattagtttactttttacttcttatcattgttaattagttgttagattaattagttttacttttgtcttgttaattagacattagtttattttatatggtattattaatttattattaatttgatgattttactttttgttcttattaattaattgtttaatttatataggcattgttaatttatgattttactttttgttcttattaattaattgtttaatttatatgggcattgttaatttgttgttaattagtttactgttttactttttacttattaatcttgttaattacttatttaatttatattggatattgttaatttgttgttaattaatttattttttattcttgttaatttttttgttagattATAAATGGGTGATAAGAATAATACATCTGGATCTTCTGCTAGTAGTAGAAGAACGGACCCAGGATGGGCACATGTAATTCAAGTTAGTGAAAACAATACCAATGATCTTCAATGCATGTACTGTATGAAAGTTTATAAAGGAGGAATTGATAGAATCAAGCAACATCTTGCTGGAGGTTACAAAAATGTAATTCGGTGTCCAAAATGTCCAGAAGATGTAAGGAATCAAATGCAGGAATTCATTGCTAAAAAAAGAGAGCAAAAATCAATTATGAATATGTAAAGACCacctgaatttgatgatgttgaaatcGGGATTAGATGAAAATGAGGAAGAGGAAGAGTTGATGCAAGAAATTGGCAGTGAAAGAAGAAGGCAAGTACTGGAAGTTACAGGTACTAGTGCTTTTAAAAAACCAAAAGTTTTACCACCACAAAGTAGTAGAGGGCCTATTGATTGTTATTTTTCCCCTAGATCTGCTGTTTTGGGAAAAAATATGAGGCAAACTACCATTGATGAAAATAGTCCAGCTAAAAAGGAGTTAAGGGAGCGTGCTTGTGTTGCCATAGCACGATGGATGTATGATGTGGGAATAACTTTTAATGCTGTGAATTATGATAGCTTTGGGGAAATGATTCGAGcaattggaaattatgggaaagaAATAAAACCTCCAAGTTTTCATGAGGTTAGAGTTCGGTTACTTAACAAAGAAGTGCAAATCATAAATGATCTTCTCGACTCTCATAAAGAAGAATGGGAAAATTATGGATGTACATTGATGTGTGATGGATGGACGGATAGAAAAGGGAGAACCTTGATTAATTTCTTGGCTAATAGTCCAAAGGGAAGTGTATTTATTAAATCAGTTGATGCAAATGATGAATCAAAGACGGCGGCATTGTTGGCTAGTTTGATTGAGATTGTTGGCTAGTTTGATTGAGAAAGAATTGATGGAAATTGGTCCTGAAAAAGTAGTTCAAGTTGTTATAGATAATGCATCAAATAATGTTGCAacaggtaaaatttttatttaattttttatattactaaaaaaaatatcattttatttttattattaatggaaTGAATTTTTCTACTTGTTTATGACAGGGAGAATATTGGAAGCAAAATTTTCTCATCTATACTAGACTCCATGTGCAGCTCATTGTATAGATTTGATGTTGGAGGATATCTTTAAGATCCGTGTTTTCAAAGAAACATTCTGCAAAGCTGTTGAGCTTACTGGTTTCACATATGGCTCTTCAGGAGTTCTAAATATGTTGCGGAAGTTTACTAATGGAGTAGAATTGCTAAGGCAAGAGTAAACTAGATTTGCTACTGCTTTTATTACACTGGGAAGGATTCATCTTCAGAAAGCTAACATTAGAAAAATGTTTACTTCAGAAAGTTGGACAACTAGTAAATGGGCTAAAGAGGTGAAAGGCAAAAAGTGTGAAAGGACAGTTTTGAGTCCTGCCTTCTGGAATCATGTTGTTTATGCTCTTAAGGTTTCCGGTCCTCTTGTTCGTGTGCTTCGACTTGTTGATAATGAAAAAAAACCAGCTATGGGATATATTTATGAAGCCATGGATAGGGCTAAAGAAGCCATTGCCAACTCACTCAATGGCAATGAAGAGAAATACAAGAGCATTTTTGAGATTATTGATGCGAGATGGTCACTTCAATTGCATCGTCCTTTGCATCTTCTTTGGATATTTTTGAATCTTGAATTTTTATCCAAATAAGATGAGAATTGAATCGATGAAGAGGTCAATACAGATTGCTTTCATGCATtcataaaatggaaaaaaattcaGCAAAAGTTGATATGATTCttgatgaaattgagaaataCAAGGCGATTCTGAGGACCTTTGGTTTTCCTTCACTATTAGAGGAAGAACAACCAAATCTCCagttattatttttattcttattaatttttcattttgctcatttattaatttatatcatgaattTAACAATCATTGGTTCTATATTTTAATAGCTGCTTGGTGGAAAACATATGGTTCTTCAACTCCAAACCTACAAAAGTTTGCTGTAAAGGTTCTGAGTCTCACATGTAGTGCAAGTGGTTGCGAAAGAAATTGGAGTGTATTTGAGCAtgtaagtaatatatatatatagatttcttaatttgttattttatctTTAGCCTTTTGAGTTTGAAGTTTAACTTATTTGTTATCAGAAATAAATGACAGCTTCATAGTAAGAAAAGAAATCGGCTATTTCAAGAACGCTTGGACAATTTGGTATATGTGAAGTACAATAGAGTGTTGCTACGCCGACACACTTTTGGGGATATTACAACACCTATTGATTTGGCAAATATTGATGAGAGTAATGAATGGTTGCTTGGTGAATTAGAAAAAGGTGAtggggatgatgatgatgatgattctcTTATTTTCATGAATGACGTATTGACCTGGGGTGATGTTGGTAGAGCAGCTGGAGTTTCTGAATCTTGTTATGAATCGAGATCGGCTGCAAGATCAACACCACCAGTTGAAACTCTATCATTTCGAAGGCCTCGTGCAATGAGAGGTGCATCCTCTTTGCaagttgatgatgatgaagaggagGAAGAATTTGTGATGGCCGTTGTTGAAAATGAAGATGATTTTGGAAATCTTGATGATGAGTAGTTTTAGTTATAAGTTTTTTATGTACttattgcattttgtttattatgACTTACAACTTATTTTTATGTATTAATGTCTGAAattctataatttatattttctattatgtgacttatgacttatttctaattttttatttattatgtataattTTATAGCGTCACTTTTATCATATACATCTGCTGAAAATTCAGGTATGAACTATTTCTTTTTTTAACATCTCTTATTATTATGTGTGTTTTCACTTAtgctatatattttaattttacagtCTCATACTTTCACTTGTATCTTATACTTAAGCTGGAAATACAGGTGTGCACTATTtttaatttctcttattttagatataaacatagtgtaaatcatattttttttctttttaatatgtttttttacttatcaactatttaaaagtatatacatatatataatttaaacaattaaggTTATGGCGCCTCGCTTCAAAAAGGCCCTCGCCTCGCCTCTCGCCTCTCGCCTAAGGCAATAGAATACTCTATCGCCTTAGTGTCGCCTTTCGCCTTGATAACACTGGTTTGATGTCAATCTAATATGTATCAAAATTTCTATTTTGTTTGACCCATTTAGTTTAATATCATTCTAAGAAAATTgcatctattttattttattattttgtaagaattaaatttaattatgaaagataTTTTGTTTTTTAGGTAATAGATAAATTTCTTGCAAAAAGAAAACCCTTTGAGCATCAGTAACAAAATGAGCAAAAATCTTCAAAGCAATCTCGCGTGGAGATTGACTTAGAAAGCCTTCATAGTGATTTGGCATTGCACACTAAAATATTGGACTATCATTGTAATAATCAAGATAAAATTCGAAGATATTATTTGCAAAAATGTAACGGAATAGGTGATCAATTGATAAATGATTGTCTAGTTACCTGCATTGAAAAGGTGTATTTGATAGTGTAGataatgaagcgattatttagcTCTTCCAAAATATGAAAACTCGTCGAGAACAATTGTAGTTTTTTTAAGGTTATATATGTATTAATGTTTAAATAAAATTGAACCCACTAACTAAAGTTTTTGGCTCCGTTACCACCCATGACCAACAAAGCTTGAATAGTTACATGTTCATTTGAGGGGATTGATCATACAAATGCTATAAATTCTACCTTTTTCTTTTTTGGTtttggagaaaagaaaaaaagtaaaAGAATAAATGTACTGATTTAGGATGATGATGATGCTTTGGTTTTATTGTGCAGCCTGCGAAGTTATACAAGCTAAAGCATCTTTCAAAGGTGGAGGTTATAACTAATGATCCTAGTGGATGTACATTTACCTTGGCAATGCTTCTTTGATGTTTGTTCCGTTGGAAATAGTTCTATGTTACATTTGGGTTTGTTGCTTGGTGACTATCTGAGTTAAGGAAGCACTTGATCAAAAGGGAAAAGGGTTTCTCCTTCAGTTATGAACTTCATATCACCAAACCCCTTTAAATGCAGCTTCTTACTGAACTTACAGGGATTTGATAATCTTAGAAGCCAGAGTGTTGCTCTACGTCAGTGGACTATGCGCAACATTGATGATAGGTAAGCGTAGCTGGTGACAACTCTTTCATCCCATCTTCCTTTCATGAATTAGGAAAGAGTTCTAAATTGAAGATTTTCTCCATCTGATGCGTTGCTAGTTTTCTTGAATTTAGTTTACTAAAGAGTTATTATTTTCAGTTTATCTCAttcatttaaatttcttttgtaGTAATCgtcttatattttgtgtcttaaacATCTGCAAAGATGTACTTGGCCGTCTACCCAAAGTAGTTGGAATAGATGTTGTGGAGATGGCACTTTGGGCTAAGATACACTCCTATGATTTTGTAGTTTACTTTCACCAAATACTGTTACTTGTAGCATGTAACTTATCTATTTTGGGGATACTTTCCTATTTTCTTGCTTTTTTCAGTACTATTACTGGTCACTGTATTTTCTTAGGAACTTTTCCATAAATATCCTGAATATTTCTGTCACTTAAAACCTTGTATGCTACTGTTATTAATGCTTGAAACTGTATGCTATCTTCTGTAGCATGGTGTTCAATGaaattgggataaaggcttagttgagttgagttgagttgaaattGGGTTTTAATTTCAAAGCTCAATAATGTTGGGGAGGGCATAGCTTTAGTGGTGTATTGATGACTCTTGTAACTTCCTAAAGAATCTTGCTGGATAGAGTTGACCTGATTTATGTTTAAAATTCTAAACTAGATGCTCCAGGGGTGGTCACGGTCCGATTTCAAACTAGAACCGGTTTGATTAAAACCGGAACCGGCTTCAAATTAGACCAAAACCGCCCTTCTGCGGTTTGATTTAGGTTCATATTTTTCAGGAACTGTGAACCGGTGGTTCCAAACCGGAATGAACCTACAGTTTCGAACCGAACCAAACTGGCGATTTAAATACAAAAGAATTCAACAAACATCTCACcctactcctaattcatttatatgtcATTAATTCTCTATacaattattctctacactctctttagttcttaatattttttcaatttctctcaaattttctaaataattattttctacactctttttaattctcagtactctctcaattttcctactttattattttatatgctcactaaaatttttaatactatctcaattaccctgttattattttatatcctcaataaaattttcaataccctctattttaatttttttttctcttttatacttttttaattatcaattatcatataatttttttaaaaaagaaagaatagaactaaaaattttgattcctttaaATTCTAAAGAGATATATAGtcaaaattaaattcatgcacctttttctaatttctttaaaaaaattaatttcatctctaactTTTTAATCAAGTTCAAGTCTTTTCATCTCTAGCTTTTAATCAAGTTCAAGtctttacttattaaatttttcttaaagaaaaattattttcattttcttttttcttattttattttgattgaactaagaaaaattaaaatatttttacaaatataatttaaattttaaatcaatcaaatttttttctaattttttttgcctAAGTCACTCTTAAATTACTCCTAAACCGTTCTCCAAACTGTCTTAAACTGTTATTTTTCAAACCGCCCTTTAAACCGTTTTAAGTTGGGGCTCGAACTAGAGTCGGTGGGTCAGAAATCGTCTTCCAAACTATTCCCTTGCGGTTTGGTTCCGGTTCATGATTTCATCAAACCTAAACTGTGGCCACTCCTAAGATGCTCAACCACAGTTTATTACGTTCTGCAGCAATGCGTGATAATTTATTATCGATTGGATATGGACCAGATTGTAGCATACGTATTTAAATTCCATCTTCTTCCCCAACAATGAAATATATACAGCAGGTTTGACTAGATCCATCAACATTCAACATAATCAATCTTAAATGAATTGGGTGGAATATATGAATTCTTTTCATTTTTAGCccttttttttattgaattggCTAGTCGCAAGATTTGAACTCTTGTGCTTGCAGCCTGATGACCCCAGTTTGATTAGACCAATCATTTTGCATATGTATTTTTAAATAATGTTTAAATTAATTCTTTTTCTATATATGTATTGATTTTTGAAGTTTAGGATGCTCTTCCATGTGTACAATACATTGTGCATGGGTTTAAAAACCATGACTAtgtggtgtgtgtgtgtgtt harbors:
- the LOC131172149 gene encoding uncharacterized protein LOC131172149, with the protein product MMLKSGLDENEEEEELMQEIGSERRRQVLEVTGTSAFKKPKVLPPQSSRGPIDCYFSPRSAVLGKNMRQTTIDENSPAKKELRERACVAIARWMYDVGITFNAVNYDSFGEMIRAIGNYGKEIKPPSFHEVRVRLLNKEVQIINDLLDSHKEEWENYGCTLMCDGWTDRKGRTLINFLANSPKGSVFIKSVDANDESKTAALLASLIEIVG